One segment of Salvelinus alpinus chromosome 1, SLU_Salpinus.1, whole genome shotgun sequence DNA contains the following:
- the LOC139575817 gene encoding ras-related protein Rab-37-like isoform X1, whose translation MDIIMENTPEMECVDQGEALHSDSAYGSSAVDTDTEDCLTPLEITFPYNEDLMHKTIMVGDSGVGKTSLLVQYDQGKFIPGSFSATVGIGFTNKVVTVDNAKVKLQIWDTAGQERFRSVTHAYYRDAQALLLLYDITSKSSFDNIRAWLTEIHEYAQKDVVIMLLGNKTDMAGERVIKREEGEKLAKEYGVPFMETSAKTGVNVELAFLAVAKELKHRAAQQPNEPKFQIHDYIASEKQKSGCCGGYM comes from the exons ATGGATATCATTATGGAGAATACCCCTGAAATGGAATGTGTTGACCAGGGCGAGGCGCTTCACTCGGACAGTGCCTATGGGTCATCTGCGGTGGACACGGATACAGAGGACTGCCTGACTCCCCTCGAGATCACTTTCCCCTATAACGAGGACCTAATGCACAAG ACCATCATGGTGGGAGACAGCGGCGTGGGGAAGACCTCTCTGCTGGTCCAGTATGACCAAGGCAAGTTCATACCCGGCTCCTTCTCTGCCACTGTGGGCATTGGCTTCACG AATAAAGTTGTTACGGTGGACAACGCGAAGGTCAAACTCCAG ATCTGGGATACTGCAGGACAGGAGAGATTCCGCAGTGTCACGCACGCCTACTACAGAGACGCACAGG ccctcctcctGCTCTATGACATCACCAGCAAGTCATCCTTTGACAACATCAGG GCCTGGCTGACTGAAATTCATGAGTATGCTCAGAAGGATGTGGTCATCATGTTGCTCGGTAACAAG ACGGACATGGCCGGAGAGAGGGTCATCAAgcgtgaggagggagagaagctGGCCAAG GAATATGGAGTCCCTTTCATGGAGACCAGTGCCAAGACTGGAGTCAATGTAGAGCTGGCCTTCCTGGCTGTAGCAAA ggagttGAAGCACAGAGCTGCCCAGCAGCCCAACGAGCCCAAGTTCCAGATCCACGACTACATTGCGTCTGAGAAGCAGAAGTCTGGCTGCTGTGGTGGCTACATGTAG
- the LOC139575817 gene encoding ras-related protein Rab-37-like isoform X2 — MSTKKASLKDKETKNGTSKYVLERCASVCEYFDIAFKVMLLGDSAVGKTCVLVRFKDGAFLGGNFIATVGIDFRNKVVTVDNAKVKLQIWDTAGQERFRSVTHAYYRDAQALLLLYDITSKSSFDNIRAWLTEIHEYAQKDVVIMLLGNKTDMAGERVIKREEGEKLAKEYGVPFMETSAKTGVNVELAFLAVAKELKHRAAQQPNEPKFQIHDYIASEKQKSGCCGGYM, encoded by the exons ATGTCCACAAAGAAGGCATCGTTGAAGGATAAAGAGACTAAAAACGGAACATCAAAATATGTGTTGGAGAGATGCGCCTCGGTTTGCGAGTATTTTGATATTGCCTTCAAG GTGATGCTGCTGGGAGACTCTGCGGTGGGGAAGACGTGTGTGCTGGTGCGCTTTAAAGACGGGGCCTTTTTGGGAGGCAACTTCATAGCCACCGTGGGAATAGACTTTAGG AATAAAGTTGTTACGGTGGACAACGCGAAGGTCAAACTCCAG ATCTGGGATACTGCAGGACAGGAGAGATTCCGCAGTGTCACGCACGCCTACTACAGAGACGCACAGG ccctcctcctGCTCTATGACATCACCAGCAAGTCATCCTTTGACAACATCAGG GCCTGGCTGACTGAAATTCATGAGTATGCTCAGAAGGATGTGGTCATCATGTTGCTCGGTAACAAG ACGGACATGGCCGGAGAGAGGGTCATCAAgcgtgaggagggagagaagctGGCCAAG GAATATGGAGTCCCTTTCATGGAGACCAGTGCCAAGACTGGAGTCAATGTAGAGCTGGCCTTCCTGGCTGTAGCAAA ggagttGAAGCACAGAGCTGCCCAGCAGCCCAACGAGCCCAAGTTCCAGATCCACGACTACATTGCGTCTGAGAAGCAGAAGTCTGGCTGCTGTGGTGGCTACATGTAG